ACTATCATCTCTTGCAAGTGCCAGTGTGATGCCAACTACATTTTCTTCCATCACAAGTGTTGCCGGTAATAGAAATACAACTGCTATGGGAGCCATATAGAGAAGAAGGTTCATGGAATTCAGCTTCTCCCTTTATTCAAAAAGAAACATTTCAGCATTCATATATCCTAGGCCCAATATATTCACATCAAAAAAACACAAAACTAGGCTACGGATTCACTAGTATGTAAAGTACATATTTATATGTGCAGTAATTACCCTTCAGAAGATAGCAAAATCCCCTGAAGCACTGACTTGAGTGCTCTTGCAGCTGTTGCACCGATACAAATTATGAATCCAAATAGATGAAAACTTGGTTCACCCTGAGAGGATATATGGAAATGAATCAGACACAAATAAATTTCTCCATCAGCATTGTGCAAATAAAATGAATGTGCTAATACAGTTTTTGAAGAAGCAAACTGCTACAATTTAGTCATATAGAATATTGATGCAATCCTAGCTCAGAAGATACTTCTTTAACGCCATAAACATTGTGCGACTATTAAATCTACAATCTGAAGAAAGAACTTGCTCTCAATCATATAACAAGGAAATAAATACTAATCACTTCTCTTTTAGCAGGTTCATTCATCATAATGATAATTAGCTAACCATATTATGTTAACAATATATAGAAGGACCAGTTCTACAAACAAGTATTACACCCTTGATCATGAAATAACTAGGAGGATTCATTGTATTTCTTCACAGCTAACACAAAGATCCCCCACTCTTGTATATTCTACCAATTCCAACACTCGACTCCctaaaagaaagaaggaaacaaacaacaagaaggaaaacaaattGCAATAGAAATTATCAGCTTCTAAAGTAGACATGACAGATTTTCTTCCACATATTAGATTACTAAACAAAAATGCTCATAAACTTGTTCATGTAGAATATTGATGCAGTCCTTGTTATAAGCCTAAATCAGAAGATTTTCCTTTTGCCACATTCCAAATACACTGAAGCCCCACTGAATAAATAGCCAGACTTTACTGAGCTAAGCACCTGGTGGTATGCAGCCGAATCGCCAGTATGATTGTTTTTTATAACCACTCTATTGAGCTAAGAAGCTGGTGCATGCAACCGAATCACCactatgatttatttatttttattatgactgTGGTGCCTAGATCAACTTTGACGCACCGTGACTAATTACAAGAGATATTTCCCACACAAGCAACATCTAAGGGGTAACTCTGTCCACTAGGAAAGATGgaaaagaaatcacctagtgcTCTTTTGTCTCTACTAGAATTTGAACCAGCAACATTGACCACTAGGCCGAATCACCACTATGATTCCCAAAGTTTCAGacaattatattaaaagatCACGAATTCAAAGCCTAGTTGATTGAACTTAACCAAAAACAGATCAAAAGCATTAGACATAGTACCGCAAAACAACTACAATTTCAATGAAGTATCATTATCATTAGACAATAACCACAATTCAACTACatacaaatttaacaaaatataaaacgGGCATACCCCACTGGCGATGATAACCCCGGTGACAACAGGAATTAGAGTGACATAAGTCAACCATGCCTCCCTCTTGAATGTCATCAAGTAAGCAAATACAGCAGTAAAGAAAGGTGTAGTAGCACCTATAGCCTGATTAAAAGATACTGGCAAATACCTAAGTGAGATATTGCCACTAACAACAGATGTACAAAAAATAAGACTCAAAGCAGAGATCTTCATAAACTGAACCCTAGATCTTATAGTCTGCATTGGTACCATTTTCATCCAAGCAATAGCTATATAACTCAGTAAAGAACAAGCAGTCATATGACACATAGTAAGAAAAATTGGGTATTTAAACCCATAATTGCTTAACAAATACTTGTTCAGTAACAAAACCCCAATGTTTGATGAATACCAAGCTGTTACTAGCCCAATTGTAAAGAATTGACCTGAACTCTTCATTGCCGACATTATAAACTGATCTATTCAATACCCACAACCCTAAATCTCACAAACAACAAAACCCACAAAGGAAATACTCTATAGAACCAAATAAACCCAAAACCaaatatcaaaaatcaagaatttCGAGtactaaagttaaaaaaaaaacaaaaaaaactagaaaattatAAAGGAGAAAGGAGAATGGATCTTCTATGAGTAGAAAATGAGTAAACAAAATGTAATTTTGACACCATTAATTGGATCTGATTCAATTTCTTCAGCAACAATCAATTCAATtcaacaccaaaaaaaaaaaattcaaaaaaaaagagtaaatttgCAGCAACTTTTACTTATACTGAActaacaaaactaaaaaaaattggaaatttttttGGAGCAAATATAGAAAGATAAAAGAGAGAGGTTTTTGAGGAATGAAAAATGGAGTTTTGAGAAAGACGACCGACGAATTTGCAGAGAGAaagggtgggggtggggggtggggtaaaCGCGTGGGAGAAAGAAAGTGTTTGAGTAGTGctattagtcttttttttttagtgaattaaataaaattaatttgttttaattttacataaaaaaagaaaaaaagagttcaACTTTTAGTTggattcttttatttgtttctttgaatttttctttttgtggaaTAATAGGGGTAAGAAATAGAAGTTCAAAAATAGGGACTAGGAGTCTAGGAtgatagtaaaattaaaatttatggatttttaTAACTGTTTTTTAGTTATTACGTGAGTTTGTTATAGTCGTTGCTTATTTTTTGGTATGTTATgctgtttttatatatattttttttttattgttatatgtTTTAATGTTTGTTACTCGAGGATTCTTCAGAAATAGTTTATATTGTGGCTTGTTGCtgttattatattaataatattagaggtataattaataatgtttttaatatatgtatttgatatttatttctaagttattaaattttatcaataacTATCTTTCTATTAACCTAGCCTCCTACATTCGTTAGGATTAACAACTATCTTTAGGTTAACCTAGTCTTTTTCATTCGTAACAAGGAAtagtacataaatatttatattattattcatagaCTATGTCTGAATCTATAGATGATACTTTATACGTTTAATATATAAGTcttttataatacttttttcacgaaattaatataaagtaagAAATGATCAATTAGAGGAGATTGATGAAAGGTCAATTTCATTTGCTTAAAATTGGAATTTTAGTGATGATAAAAGTGGAATTTTGGTAAACTTGTATATGAATGTAAAATGGTGCACTTTGTTTGACTTTTATATTAAGGTATCTTTAATATTGtaatttgtaatattaaattcaatgttttttgttttttgaacaTTTTTCGTGTAAGCCGGCCAATTTACATGTGTCTGGGAGAATTTTactgttaaaaataattttaataatattatgcGTAGTTAACACAAAAAGTAAAGTagacaaattattattttattatttataaatatcttCGTTTTTTAAAGtatactaataaataattaacatCCTTGCTGGCTTTTGTGGTAGTGGTTCATTTTTAGTTGGCATTTTcgcatttttcctttttatggaaaatttatatatatatatatattataataataaaatatttaccatttataataataatatttttttcacttaatcacttttaattcattcataatacaaatttaatttatattacaaaaaataattttttattcacgtataatataaattttaatgataaaattcATTTCACACACattttaatttacttataatacaatatgttaaattttaccaaacaaacattttcaaaaacaattataattcatatatattgcacacataattcacttttaatacatatgacATATTTAACATAGTActgctataaataataataaataaaaaatattgttaaaatcaataattatttattaaaatgtatcaatttatatgattttttccttttagaaatcacctagtaTTACTTTTATTGGTATGTAAGCATGAGACCTCATATTCTCAACCCTCGTTCCTCGTTTGCAAACTACATAGAAATAGTACAAGATATTAACAATTAGCTAGATTTAAaccccttaaaatattaaattcgaAATATGatcaatgaaatgaaaattttgagttATTTAAACTCTACTAGGCTTTTAATCCGTATCATATAGAGTTTTTAAAAGAACGCAAAATCTGTAAAAATATTATGATCAATAAAGATATATTAAGGTCTGaaattttaaagtgaaattattaatttatgttttttagtcGTCAAGGAAAGAAATACTTCCATAATGAGGTGATAAATAGAGTAGTCAtgtgaaaggaaaaatataatatgatcaAAAAAATTAGGTCATTTTCATGCATTTTCTTAGTCAACAAAGAAAAATGTCTTGtgaataaaaaagagaaaaagttgGTACATAGTGTGGAAATAGTAGTGATTTATTAGACAACTTGATCAACGATTAaaattcaactcttttttttttttttaaaaaaaactagatctacttttaatgaaaataaaccAAACTTGAAAATAAGATTTCTTTCGAGAAAActaattgaaaataattcacATAACGCTTGTGCAGTCCTATGCATTATTTCTTTAGATTCGTAGAGTCAAGTTTCACCTGACTATCACGAGTCATAACGCACTctttaacaagaaaattaaaaaactatcGAAATACTATTTCCTCAACATTTCTTCTAGAGCCCTTACACATTCTTATTTTTAGTAGTAAATAAACAAATGCTACTTCTATTGTTGCCTCCTTATTTTTTAGTATTAGATAATAAAACATATGCTAATGTTGCCCATCCCTTACTAGAAAAACTAGCATTGCCTATAAATGTACATACACAGACACCAACTGTCACAGCCAGACAAACTCAATTTCATCTATGTATGCACAACACCAACAGTTTTATTCTCTCGCAAGTGTCTACGAAGATAGAATGTATGCAAACCTTACTCCTACTGGGAGGCAGAGAGACGATTTCCAATAGACCGTCGGTTCAATGGAAAAGAAGAATTAACATGGTGAAGAAGTCAAGGTAAAAAAATACCGACAACACAACATCACCATGAGCACAAAAATGCATATCTAAGTATAGACAACACAACATCATCTAGCTGCAATCTAGATTGGAACTTACTCGAATAGAACGTATGCAAGACTTACTCATACATTAAGGGAGGTAGAGAGGCTATTTCCAATACACCCTCGgttcaaatgaaaaaagaatttaCATGGTGGTAAAGAAGTCCGGGCAAAAAAGTATAGACAACACAACATCATCATGAGCACAAAATGCATATGTAAGTGTTGTTCTTAGGCACCACCAGTCCAGCTGCAATCCACATTGGACCTTAGAAAAGATGCAGCCTTTTGGCTTATCAAATGCATTTGGTAAAAATAGCTGTGTACCATGGTGGAATACGTTTCCAGTGAACACCTCTAAGAGACTTGAAATGTGTTGGAATAATTATAGAAACCAGGCATATGATTACGAGATACAACAGAAATATCACCAGGCAAATGATTTTCAAGTTAGATGGTTCATGTCAAAGTCATATAAGATTTAAGAGCAAAGACAAAATGAAAAtccaagaataaaattagaCATCTAATTAGATGTTCAAACCATGGTATTTCAGAGTACATGACaaacaaaaataccaaaaaaactTGAAACAATTTATGTCAACTATATTTTAAAGATTCAAAACCTTCACCACTAAAGACCTCGATAGACAAACGTAGGGCCTCCAAGTAAGCATCAACTAAATACCTTGCTGCAACAACAGATATGCACTATCAGTTACTACCTTCAAATAGTGTCAGCAGATACAAAACCGCAACATCAAGGTAACAACGGGCTGATTCTACAGAGTAGTGATATGGCAAATAGCAGGACATTTTTGAACCAAAGATCATCTGATAAAACCCATCTGAAGGTACTAATTTTGCAGTTTCTCAGGTTAAACATTACATGTGGTATCAAGATGATGGAAAAAGCAATTTCAACATCACATTATATCTATTATGATAACAAGTCAAAAATAGCTTTGTTTAGAGCACTTTCCCTTTCCACACTGTCCAAGCAGAGGATCACAGTCAGCTATCCGGTCAATGCTTCCGTGCAGGTATTCAAGAAAAGTGCTTACTTGAAGGGATGGAAGTAGGCACTATTTTTTGTTGGAACTAACGTCAATAAAGACCCTGTAGCTAATTACGATCTTTTTCAGGTGTTGTGGGTCCTAGTTTTTTCATAACTTCCGAACAGACACTAGAAAACAGAGCTGAACAATGTTTATTCAAAAGCCTACAAAAAGACACTATGGTGATAAGCCCCTTCCTATTTATTGGTTTACTAATATAGAATGAAAGGTTAGCAATTATTCCATAGGAGCGAAAGACGTATAAAACAATCCTTTCTTTCATGCACTTATCAGGAGTAAGGATAAAAAACAGGCAACATACTAGATAATTGGCATATCATAAATGTTAAAAGGTAGTTGAGTACCGCACGGACTTTGAGCAAATCAGTCACACCAGCTAGGTACGTCAATAAATGAACTTCTATCTAATACCCCTAACCTAACCATAGGCACGATAAAATGCGAGAATATTATCCTTGTTTCCTCATAACAAACGACCTCATTGATTAACCATCTTAAGTTAAGAGTCGATCAAAAAGTATGCAACTCATACAAATACTTCGACCAATTATAAATCCATTATTTCACCATCACCACAAACTAATAATCCTTCATTCattaatctaatatatatatatatatataagcaatGCAATCCACGTAACCAATTAATAACTATAGACCATagcatacaaaaaaaaattaaactaaaatacAGTACCTTTATATATTGCTTGGGTACATGAAAACTCTAACCTTAGCTCCCTGCAAAAATggaagataataaataaatccaCAAACTTCTCTATAAAAATACACTATATACTATCCATCTTTACCAAGCACACAATTAAATTAGTCAAGTATGTATTGTAGTCGAAATGTACCATGGATTTTGGTGGCAGATTGGACTTGAATTTAGCTCTAACAACTCCACTGTTACCATGAGGCCTACAAACTTTACCCCAAATACAACGATAATGCGAGTTGTTCTTCTTAGTTTTCGCCTTGTATACATAAGCCATACGCTTCCCTAAGTACCAATCTACTTCTTCCTTAGTGTTGACTCCCTCGATCTGAACCAATGAAGTGTTTGGATACTGATTCGACTTCGACCTAATtcacaaattcaaattcaatcaaTCAGCGCCAAATTCGATTTCCTTATATTCGTTCAGCTCTATTCAGAACTATTTCAGTTTAAAATTAGATAATGACGATAAACTAGTTACGGTACCTCTTGTATCCAAGGACCGTTCCTCTAGTGTAGAGTCTGGATGAAGAAAATAGCAAAAAAAGTAGTGAATATGTGATTTCACAagcaaattttatgaaaatgagAGTGTCATTGAAGATGATTCAGTACCTTACACGCTCTCCTTGGCGTCCCTTCACCATTTTCGACTCTGGAGCTGTAAACTGGAGAAGAATACTGAAACCCTAGACTGCTGGTATTTACCGAATGAGGAATGGGCTTGTAGCCCAGTAATATAATCTTTTGGGCTTCGACTAATTTGGGCCAAATTGAGAAGAAGGAAGTCAGGTCTTTTGTTAGTTTAAAACCctaacaaacaaattgaaacaaaaaaagtactATATCGTTAAATcgattaattaaaacaaaagaaatactaTATATCGTTAAGGAAAAAGTAAACATTGGATTTAATCGATTAGTCGTATAGTGATCCTAGTTTGCATGCAAAATACGTAATTTATATGTGGAATGTGAGTTGATACATGCGTTGATGAAGGATATTTTTTGTACACACTCAACCTATTTGAAGCACCATTGTGCTCACATGATCACCGGGGATTTTTACCAACGAATAAGGGACACGTGTCCAaatcattttactttttaaaattgagtTATGCACATCTAATTGTGCATAATGAAGTTGCTCTGATTTGAAGCACTAGAGATTATATCTTGCCCTAGTTACTTAATCACGTGCAACTACTTTCGTAGAACATTCGTTATTCCTTTTCGTTAGCTCTTCAACCTTTctatctttttatttgtttgttcgTTATTCCTTTTCGTTAGCTCTTTAACCTTTctatctttttatttgtttgttgatCTAATCATTCGACGCTCGGTAAAAGGGAAACCTTCAAACTTTTCAAACATTCCTTAGCTCTTCAAGCTTTCTATCTTTTCATTTGTTCGTTGGTCTAATCATCCCACACTAGATAAAGGAGACACCTTCctaagaaagaaattttttcaaaCTTCCAAAAAGTAAGACAATTTAAttccatacaaatgggacacgTGGGGGATTGTGTGTAAGGAGGATTTACTCAACTTAAgtaaatcataataaaacaacaatgaaaaagaaatatattagaGAAAGGCATTAAACCGAGGAAACCATTCTGCAAAAAAGGCAAAATTAAAAACTGGATATATCGAAGAtttaaagaacaaagagaacGAAATGATTGTATGTAGAAACTCCAAGAACAAAATTAGACATCTAATCAGATGTTTCAACTCATTGGTGTTTCCAAGTACATGGTAAACAAATAGAATAGAAATGTAATTCCACATAGCCCAAAACAAGTTATGTCCAACTACTTTAAAAGATTCAAATCCTTCATAACTAATGATAGACAAATGTAGGGGATCCAAGCATATGCGTCGACTTGGTACCTTGCTGCAAGAGTAAATATACATAATCAGATTACTTCAAAAAGGCGTCAACGGGTAAGAATACAGGAAGAGAATTGTAAATAGCAGTCGCAACAGTGTAACATCATGTTAAAAGTCTGATTTTACGGTAACATCTCGTGGCAATCACAGGACATTTTGAAACATTTAGGATATCTGATAATCATAGCTTCATACACTATAAAGGGTAAGAGGAAAATCCATCTTCAAAAACAATATTCCAGTGCACAGGTTAAATACTACATGCGGTAGCAAGATAATGGTGAAAGCAATTTCTATATCATTAAATCTACGATGATAGCAAAATTCAAATACAGCTCTAGAACACCTTCCATCCCTTTTCCACACTATCCAGACAGAGGATTCACAAGTGAGCATCTGCTTAAAGCTTCTGTGCAAATTTTTCTTTGCATGCTTCATGAGGGGATGGAAGTCTTTACAATATTTTGTTGAAACATATGACATTGAAGACCCTATAGTTTATCCGATACAGCAAAGATAACCATCTTTCTATGTCTTGCCTCCTGATTTCTCATAATTTCTGAATGGACACAGGTAAACAGAGGTAATCGATGTTTGCTTAAAAGGCCACAAAAGGACTCTACAGTGCTAAGTTGCCAAGTAATTTTTGGTTATGTGGAACGAAAGAATAGGAGATTATTCCAAAGTAACACAAGAAGGATCAAGTGATCTTCAGTTCATGCACTTTATGATGTAACTTGTAAGGAGGAAAAAGGGAAGTACAGTAAATGTTTGGCATAGCATCAACATAATCTTTAGTTTagtaacccccccccccccacacacacacaacaCACACACAGTGAGTAAATATGGTAAGCACTGCCAAAAATATGGTTATTGGGGTTAGAATTTGAGGCATCAGGTTATACGACACCAGATAGGTGTGTAAATGAATGAACTTCCATCACCACAAACTCAATCCTTTATTCATTAATCTATGTCCAAAAATTTAAGCAAatgtagaaaaatattattaacaacAACACCAAACTAAAACTAATACTCTGAGAAACGTAAGCCTAAGTACTTGACTACATACTAACCTTCTACCCTACATAACACATTAATCACTATAGATAACACATTAATCACTATGGagtatagcacataacatatcaaaaaaacaaatttttttggtcatatcaaatatttaaataaaatatagtacCTTATATGTTGCTTGGGTACATGAAAACTCTAACCTTAGCCCCCTGCAAAAGTGAAACACAATCATAAATACAAAATCACCACCTGATAAGCAAATAAATTCAATTACAAACAATTGTAGTCGAAATGTACCATAGACTTTGGTGGCAAGTTGGACTTGAACTTAGCTCTAACAACACCACTGTTTCCATGAGGCCTACAAACTTTTCCCCAAATGCAGCGATAATGTGAGttattcttctttgtttttgcCTTGTATACATAAGCCATACGTTTCCCTAAGTACCAATCTACTTCCTCCTTAGTGTTAACTCCCTCGATCTGAACCAATGAAGTATTCGGATACTGATTCGACTTCGACCTAATTCACAAATCAACATTCCATCAATCAATCAGCTGCAAACTCAATACTTCAGTTTACAATTATACTGAAACATTAAATTAGTTATATTACCTCTTGTATCCGAGAACTGTTCCTCTTGTATAGAGTCTGGATGaagaaaaaggcaaaaaaagtagtgaaaatatgattttataagcgaaatttatgaaaatggaATTGCAAATGAAAATGATTCAATACCTCACACGCTCTCCTTGGCGTCCCTTCACCATTTTCGACTTTGAAGCTGCAAACTGAAGAAAATCTCTATAATGGAGAAGCCTAAAACCCTAATTGCCGAGGGAGAAGAGAGAAATTTATATTTAGCGAATAAGAGATGGGCTTGAGGCCCAAGTTGTTTTAATTCATTGGGCTTGACTTATTTGGGCCGGATTGAGAAGAAGAGGAATCTAACTCATTTGCACTTTTATCGCTCCGGAGAAATATCTTTTTTACGGGATATGatatatttcatatcataatatctCACAAGTTATGAGTTCCGCCTTTAAAGATTTTATGTGTGATAGGTATAAGTTCGTATTataaagacaaaattaaaaatcaacctATTTAAAGGACAATTCGTGCAATTAAATACTTCTGAATTTGTCCATCGAACcacttatattaataattttttaatagagaATGTgtataaaacatatattatcATGTATAATAAGGCATGCAACAACTAGAAAAAATGAATAGTGAATAGATTAGATTATTTGTGTAAAAATCCAAAATATATCAACCATTCCTTTATAAATTTTACTTGTCTTTTCGAATTGAATATTTGAACACATTACAAAGTAAGTTTTTATTTGTATTGCATAAATACAGAATGCTTTGTGCACCGTCAATTTAACTGTAATTACTCAATGGAATCAAGTCATGATGCTTAAAACACAATACAAGGAGAAATCACAATACTCAATAGTAGTCAAATGCTATTTCACATATCAATGTATACATATTTGTACACCTTTCTcagagtttaaaaaaataataatcaagaataCACTTCATTAAAACTGAATAAtttaacatttacatataaatgaccccccccccccccaaaaaaaaaagatgggtAAATTATCACTCaaatagtgaaaaaaaataaaattataagtcaGCAAATACATGGTATGTTGTGGAGTCAACTGTGATGAATCTCAATGCAGCTACAAATGCAGCAACTGCTATGcaactaaagaaaataatattgagcCAATGCCAACTCTTCTTTAAAAATGACAACTTTTTTCTCTTAGCAACAATGTACATGTGATTTGGAAGTATAAATGTGAGTGGAAATGTACTGATAGCCCCAGCAAGGTTCATGAAGTCTCCCAAAAAAGGCAAAAGAGCAGACAAGAAAGCTGTAATGGCTAT
This DNA window, taken from Solanum lycopersicum chromosome 5, SLM_r2.1, encodes the following:
- the LOC101250019 gene encoding nucleotide-sugar transporter family protein, which codes for MSAMKSSGQFFTIGLVTAWYSSNIGVLLLNKYLLSNYGFKYPIFLTMCHMTACSLLSYIAIAWMKMVPMQTIRSRVQFMKISALSLIFCTSVVSGNISLRYLPVSFNQAIGATTPFFTAVFAYLMTFKREAWLTYVTLIPVVTGVIIASGGEPSFHLFGFIICIGATAARALKSVLQGILLSSEGEKLNSMNLLLYMAPIAVVFLLPATLVMEENVVGITLALARDDSRIIWLLLFNSALAYFVNLTNFLVTKHTSALTLQVLGNAKGAVAVVISILIFRNPVSVTGMLGYALTVFGVILYSEAKKRSK
- the LOC101253490 gene encoding large ribosomal subunit protein eL33y, whose protein sequence is MVKGRQGERVRLYTRGTVLGYKRSKSNQYPNTSLVQIEGVNTKEEVDWYLGKRMAYVYKAKTKKNNSHYRCIWGKVCRPHGNSGVVRAKFKSNLPPKSMGAKVRVFMYPSNI
- the LOC104647572 gene encoding 60S ribosomal protein L35a-3; this translates as MVKGRQGERVRLYTRGTVLGYKRSKSNQYPNTSLVQIEGVNTKEEVDWYLGKRMAYVYKAKTKKNNSHYRCIWGKVCRPHGNSGVVRAKFKSNLPPKSMGAKVRVFMYPSNI